The following coding sequences lie in one Vibrio sp. BS-M-Sm-2 genomic window:
- a CDS encoding ATP-binding protein has translation MFSEYSFDAPTQITGGNGEGKTSLLRLIPFFYGATGTQIVRKSNVNKPFAEWYLPHNNSYIVFEYITARGQVAHVICYRNLSTKGGIVYLFVKGQFEQSVIIKQDSEDKPYAIGCTKLAAELNANGLEYESRITSVKEYREIIQNINAGNLSNQFLSYSLCSGRHDVRHIEKITAALIQGEFNMADTKALFLDILEQGNSTLEFGVDANRIEQWCDDYNGLTAFLDKKEAFIEAIANNKQIAYLTTQLANALTIIREASESLDGSLKKTELQRSDFLENSDKQIGEINQDKLDKEVQKSALQRSITSINSEIEVHHSKLITYENSGYPELSVKLKQLPEMENRVAQQRQSYADLETKVNDAKAKYEKDKQSLVSKFNKEKSDLTEQKLDAEKECKVKKDKIDDVYQPQLKELTQTHTIFTADKSQALMEHRAELATQKQRLKNPDIDEFLIEQREQLESEKDRLQEQVDTLKHTTTLSEKEGVNLQTKREKLLERLEATRRNMRDAETRLKVVSNRLDPDSGTLFSFLEANRQGWQSSPLGRVLTDELLMDTTLTPSMTEDSGSMYDLYIDTSNLADCSVTNKADVEEQAHLMDRIVELEDAEADFNKQILKNDFAIKQSTLELSRLRNELRNAEGDLSQTKVNLKNKKIEIARAKEGLVEKININIKSIEKAIALIDREISVTLERFEEAKLELNNDRLTQISNVESSLDLTIGAIDELLEKSTLTLGENKQRIKTEYEQRLSDQGISGEIYQRYKEEIELLDNEIKNLKVKSHKIKEYEIWLAVYEVDDPKRRDDRNTKVKELETVHQEFESFETKLKELRAKAHRTKKEFDEKLSILRNHKQRADSAISRLTNYVMFEGEEGSQEALDYNGDLNSLLSYVESKLPELERLTKLRKKDIQQMETITLNLGDGELYRFWNESSRNAITEDIVASDSKRIDILEIIMNDIIPQVTSITIESAVNMGRMLVDFKHRLLGFDRDIKKLGRNISEQVKLNNTFSVVGSIDINVESSLSKLQGWQDIINFSEIYEEWDKTGSAELPTKEFFNALSTLTYHISAEKVKKPTELFDIKFEVIENNQRKTAKTDKDMRDLASNGTNLLIQSMLYLALLTQQRGASRLSITYPTDEIGKLTAENQAKLLKMMGAHNFNVIAAQPDGNNRTANLFKYLYHLTPYKNIFNKPKVSKLALAKAAETSTGVEA, from the coding sequence ATGTTTTCTGAGTATTCTTTTGATGCCCCCACTCAGATCACTGGCGGTAACGGAGAAGGCAAAACATCACTGTTAAGGCTCATTCCGTTCTTTTATGGAGCGACTGGTACGCAGATCGTCAGAAAATCGAATGTCAATAAGCCCTTTGCCGAATGGTATTTACCACACAACAACAGTTATATTGTTTTCGAGTACATTACTGCTCGTGGTCAAGTTGCTCATGTCATTTGTTATCGAAACCTTAGTACTAAAGGTGGCATTGTTTACCTTTTCGTTAAAGGTCAGTTTGAGCAGTCAGTGATCATTAAACAAGACAGCGAAGATAAGCCTTACGCTATCGGCTGTACAAAGCTGGCCGCGGAGCTGAACGCTAACGGCTTAGAATACGAGTCGCGTATTACTAGCGTCAAAGAGTACCGCGAAATTATCCAAAATATTAATGCAGGGAATTTGAGTAATCAGTTCCTAAGCTACTCTTTGTGCTCTGGTCGTCATGATGTTCGTCACATTGAAAAAATTACAGCGGCGTTGATTCAAGGTGAATTCAATATGGCCGACACAAAGGCGCTTTTCCTGGATATCCTCGAGCAAGGGAATAGCACATTAGAGTTTGGTGTGGATGCAAACAGAATTGAACAATGGTGTGATGACTACAACGGCCTAACAGCGTTCCTAGACAAAAAAGAAGCGTTCATTGAAGCTATTGCGAACAATAAGCAGATTGCCTATCTAACCACTCAGCTCGCCAATGCCTTAACAATCATTCGTGAAGCCTCTGAAAGCCTTGATGGCTCTCTTAAGAAAACCGAACTGCAACGCTCAGATTTTCTTGAAAACAGTGACAAGCAGATTGGCGAAATTAATCAAGATAAGCTTGATAAAGAGGTTCAAAAGAGCGCTCTTCAACGTTCTATCACAAGTATTAACTCTGAGATCGAAGTACATCACAGCAAGCTTATAACATACGAAAATAGTGGTTATCCAGAGCTGTCCGTTAAGCTAAAGCAACTGCCAGAAATGGAAAACAGGGTGGCACAACAAAGACAAAGTTACGCCGATCTTGAAACTAAGGTAAATGATGCCAAAGCAAAGTATGAGAAAGACAAACAAAGCCTTGTTAGTAAGTTCAATAAAGAAAAGTCTGACCTAACAGAGCAAAAACTTGATGCCGAGAAAGAGTGCAAGGTTAAAAAAGACAAGATAGACGATGTATATCAGCCACAGTTAAAGGAACTGACCCAAACCCATACGATTTTTACAGCGGATAAATCTCAGGCTCTTATGGAGCATAGGGCTGAACTCGCTACTCAAAAGCAGCGACTAAAGAACCCAGATATTGATGAGTTTCTCATTGAGCAGAGAGAGCAGTTGGAGTCTGAGAAGGACAGATTACAAGAACAAGTAGACACGTTAAAACACACGACAACTTTGAGTGAGAAGGAAGGAGTCAACTTACAAACTAAACGTGAAAAGCTACTCGAAAGATTAGAGGCCACTCGTCGAAATATGCGCGATGCCGAAACCAGGCTAAAAGTAGTAAGTAACCGATTAGACCCAGATTCAGGAACCTTGTTCTCGTTCCTGGAGGCTAATCGACAGGGGTGGCAAAGCTCTCCACTTGGTCGTGTTCTCACCGATGAGCTTTTGATGGACACGACACTCACACCATCAATGACTGAAGATTCAGGTTCAATGTACGATTTATATATCGATACGAGCAACCTAGCAGATTGTAGTGTCACCAACAAAGCTGATGTGGAAGAGCAGGCTCACTTGATGGACCGTATCGTTGAGCTTGAAGACGCAGAGGCTGATTTCAATAAGCAAATTTTGAAAAATGATTTTGCTATTAAGCAGTCAACGCTTGAGTTATCACGATTACGCAATGAGCTGCGAAACGCTGAGGGTGACCTATCACAAACTAAGGTTAACCTTAAAAACAAGAAAATAGAGATTGCCCGTGCAAAAGAGGGCTTAGTCGAAAAAATTAATATAAACATCAAATCGATTGAGAAAGCTATAGCCCTGATTGATAGGGAAATCTCAGTGACGCTTGAACGTTTTGAAGAAGCAAAATTAGAGCTAAACAACGACAGGCTTACTCAAATTAGCAATGTTGAATCATCACTTGATCTCACGATCGGAGCTATAGACGAATTACTGGAAAAAAGTACTCTGACGTTAGGCGAGAACAAACAGCGCATCAAAACGGAGTATGAACAGCGGTTGAGTGATCAAGGTATTAGCGGTGAAATCTATCAACGCTACAAAGAAGAAATTGAATTGCTTGATAATGAGATCAAAAACTTAAAAGTGAAGTCTCATAAAATCAAAGAATACGAGATATGGCTTGCTGTTTATGAAGTGGATGATCCTAAGAGACGTGACGATCGAAATACTAAGGTCAAAGAACTTGAAACGGTGCATCAAGAGTTTGAATCTTTTGAAACTAAACTGAAAGAGTTGAGAGCCAAAGCTCATCGAACCAAAAAAGAGTTTGATGAGAAGCTCTCTATCTTGAGAAACCACAAACAGCGAGCTGACAGTGCAATCTCTCGCCTAACTAACTATGTGATGTTTGAGGGCGAAGAAGGCAGCCAAGAAGCGCTCGATTATAACGGCGATTTAAATTCACTCTTGAGCTATGTAGAGAGCAAACTCCCGGAGTTAGAGAGGCTTACTAAGCTACGTAAAAAAGATATACAACAGATGGAAACTATCACTCTCAACCTTGGTGACGGGGAGCTGTATCGTTTCTGGAATGAAAGCAGCCGAAACGCCATTACAGAGGATATTGTTGCTAGTGACTCTAAGCGAATAGATATTCTAGAAATCATCATGAATGACATTATTCCTCAGGTGACCAGCATAACAATTGAAAGCGCGGTCAACATGGGGCGTATGCTCGTTGACTTCAAGCATCGGCTACTCGGCTTCGACCGTGACATTAAGAAACTTGGTCGTAATATCTCTGAACAAGTAAAGCTCAATAACACGTTCTCGGTGGTTGGTTCTATTGACATTAACGTTGAAAGTTCACTTTCCAAACTACAAGGTTGGCAAGATATTATTAACTTCTCTGAGATTTACGAAGAGTGGGATAAAACGGGATCGGCTGAGCTACCAACCAAAGAGTTTTTCAACGCTTTAAGTACACTGACATACCATATTAGTGCCGAGAAAGTTAAGAAGCCTACTGAGCTGTTTGACATCAAATTTGAAGTCATCGAGAACAACCAGCGTAAAACGGCCAAAACAGATAAAGATATGCGTGATTTGGCCAGTAATGGTACGAACTTGCTCATTCAATCCATGTTGTATTTAGCACTACTGACGCAACAACGTGGAGCAAGTCGACTATCCATAACTTACCCAACCGATGAGATTGGTAAGCTGACGGCAGAAAACCAAGCTAAATTACTTAAAATGATGGGGGCACACAACTTCAATGTTATTGCGGCTCAACCAGATGGCAATAACCGTACAGCCAATTTATTCAAGTACCTGTACCACTTAACGCCTTACAAGAACATTTTCAACAAACCTAAAGTAAGCAAACTTGCGTTAGCTAAAGCCGCTGAAACTAGCACAGGAGTAGAAGCATGA
- a CDS encoding ankyrin repeat domain-containing protein — protein MNILNPIRSNFDDEISARVENFLVNLLKRYAHWMKNYPLDGLSVEQANQLFGRTQFFENLVLNCFLNEEEEGKALCLPDSTELTLSNPDMLPLLQSCFDDKDMKDRLRTWWNGTELPSFRYVMRMDSAADHALSEESWRMIKWGIISSRFVRYIQSSSTFTNVSFSHAEAFLDANRNGCTNNHEFYEQISSLKQWYEAVSHTSKSLADNDEFEKRLTSLELTMEGFPSEIEAYHYLFWYKARHSILSGKLTEANEYYQQAFTAALYRDHSNAVLGEIIKESLLVSAHQTRPDLVFLKRLKTAQVYFFNELMPAKYQEEDSGKYQVLANNEVEAYRTEFKRYFPDEHCYPGIKWSVYKQKVGYVLEDIDSSDHADSKRKKIEIGLEGGAKRKTTPLIYACLNNDVEKVEELLNSGASVNALSEGGESPLLIALANIDFSEPTSLLDDSIFNLVSEYAHSEKTLNTVSTRKMSFPLFAAVESGRPDVVKKLLSMNKEITIDLKGSIEYQTPLYACLGMLAMTKNPKQFREKLMAVPSEEAVNQLRPLFVGMNSPFNAELSSHLSAQQLDPKFLAVMDAIFEYVQARFPKTSSVRHIARILLNAGANPNVEVVKNGMRYTPLMLASELNELKLFKKMIEHGGDWKKTYTVPVGTSFSKRAIDCLDIAEHFEAGDVKRYIENNLTGNQVG, from the coding sequence TTGAATATTCTGAACCCAATAAGATCAAATTTTGATGACGAGATATCTGCGAGAGTAGAAAACTTTTTGGTTAACTTACTCAAACGTTACGCTCATTGGATGAAAAACTATCCGTTGGACGGTCTTTCTGTTGAACAGGCTAATCAACTGTTTGGGCGCACACAGTTTTTTGAAAATCTTGTCCTGAACTGCTTTCTGAATGAAGAGGAAGAAGGAAAAGCCCTCTGTCTGCCAGATAGCACGGAGCTAACCTTATCTAATCCGGATATGCTTCCATTACTTCAAAGCTGTTTCGATGATAAGGATATGAAGGACCGTCTACGAACGTGGTGGAATGGAACTGAATTACCTTCTTTTCGTTATGTGATGAGAATGGACAGCGCAGCTGATCACGCTTTATCGGAGGAATCATGGAGAATGATAAAGTGGGGTATCATTAGCTCGCGTTTTGTTCGCTATATACAATCAAGTTCGACGTTTACTAACGTATCATTTTCACATGCAGAAGCCTTTCTGGACGCTAACAGGAATGGTTGTACAAATAATCATGAGTTCTACGAACAGATCAGTTCATTGAAACAGTGGTACGAGGCAGTCAGTCATACTTCAAAGTCTTTGGCTGACAATGACGAGTTTGAAAAGCGGTTAACAAGCTTGGAGCTGACGATGGAAGGATTTCCTAGCGAGATAGAGGCTTATCATTATCTATTTTGGTACAAAGCTAGGCATTCGATTTTGTCTGGGAAGCTAACCGAAGCGAACGAGTACTATCAGCAAGCGTTTACAGCGGCTTTGTATCGGGATCATTCAAATGCAGTGCTAGGAGAGATCATCAAGGAGTCGTTGTTGGTCTCCGCTCATCAAACTAGGCCAGATTTGGTTTTTCTCAAAAGATTAAAAACGGCACAGGTCTACTTTTTTAATGAACTGATGCCAGCAAAGTACCAAGAAGAAGATTCAGGAAAATACCAGGTTCTAGCTAACAACGAAGTGGAGGCTTATCGCACTGAATTTAAGCGCTATTTCCCTGATGAACATTGTTACCCAGGAATTAAATGGTCGGTATACAAGCAAAAAGTCGGTTATGTTCTAGAAGATATCGACTCTTCCGATCACGCCGACTCTAAGCGAAAGAAAATTGAAATTGGTCTGGAAGGGGGAGCTAAGCGAAAGACGACACCACTTATCTATGCTTGTTTAAATAACGACGTTGAGAAAGTTGAAGAGCTGCTTAATTCAGGAGCAAGCGTTAATGCTCTTTCGGAAGGGGGCGAGTCCCCGCTATTGATTGCTTTAGCGAATATTGATTTTAGTGAGCCGACGTCTCTACTTGACGACTCAATTTTCAATCTTGTCTCAGAGTATGCGCACAGTGAGAAAACTCTAAATACAGTCTCTACACGAAAAATGAGCTTTCCTTTGTTTGCAGCGGTTGAGAGTGGTCGTCCAGACGTAGTGAAAAAGCTGCTATCGATGAACAAGGAAATCACTATCGATCTGAAGGGGAGCATTGAATATCAAACGCCGCTGTATGCATGTTTGGGTATGCTGGCAATGACCAAGAATCCTAAGCAGTTTAGGGAAAAACTTATGGCGGTGCCAAGTGAAGAGGCAGTGAACCAACTTAGGCCCTTATTCGTAGGGATGAATTCACCATTCAACGCAGAATTAAGTTCTCATTTGAGCGCTCAACAGCTGGACCCCAAGTTTCTTGCTGTTATGGACGCTATATTTGAATATGTTCAGGCACGGTTTCCCAAGACTTCATCTGTGCGTCACATTGCTAGAATCCTATTAAATGCTGGTGCGAATCCAAACGTTGAAGTTGTTAAAAATGGCATGCGTTACACGCCATTAATGTTGGCTTCAGAACTTAATGAGCTAAAACTGTTCAAAAAAATGATTGAACACGGTGGGGATTGGAAAAAAACGTATACGGTACCGGTTGGCACATCTTTCTCTAAAAGAGCTATTGATTGTTTAGATATCGCGGAACACTTCGAGGCAGGTGATGTGAAACGGTATATAGAAAACAACCTAACTGGAAATCAGGTGGGTTAA
- a CDS encoding DUF2787 domain-containing protein, with translation MSTLLFHPSSLPVSDKLHALLNNHFQQQLTQSESIAQSTYLTFNFRDSSYSSEAGGFHPVEIAMTQISSGQWNVEYITDFAYVGNVYPELARCLDFDFRDQAFFTEFGGWSPIKGNYSAVEMFELWQGNFLNYIDMEAFDSISITS, from the coding sequence ATGTCTACTCTGCTCTTTCACCCATCAAGTTTACCTGTGTCAGACAAACTTCACGCACTGTTAAACAACCATTTTCAACAACAATTAACCCAGAGTGAGTCAATAGCTCAAAGTACTTACCTGACGTTCAACTTTCGAGATAGTTCATACAGCTCAGAAGCTGGTGGATTTCACCCTGTTGAAATCGCGATGACACAGATCTCCAGTGGTCAATGGAATGTCGAATACATCACTGATTTTGCTTACGTTGGGAATGTGTATCCAGAATTGGCGCGATGTCTAGACTTTGATTTTCGAGACCAAGCGTTCTTTACAGAATTCGGGGGATGGAGTCCTATCAAGGGTAACTATTCCGCTGTAGAGATGTTCGAGCTTTGGCAGGGTAACTTCTTAAACTACATCGATATGGAAGCGTTTGACTCTATATCTATCACTTCGTGA
- a CDS encoding AlpA family transcriptional regulator — translation MRFLKLKEVIEKTALSRSAIYRKMDEGDFPVSVSLGDRAVAWVEEEVNNWMEMRLAQRPSH, via the coding sequence ATGAGATTTTTAAAGCTAAAAGAAGTGATTGAGAAAACTGCATTAAGCCGCTCGGCGATCTACAGAAAAATGGACGAGGGTGATTTTCCTGTATCGGTAAGCTTGGGAGATAGGGCTGTCGCTTGGGTAGAAGAAGAGGTGAATAACTGGATGGAAATGCGCTTGGCTCAAAGACCAAGCCATTAA
- a CDS encoding HNH endonuclease, which produces MTHNSTKIAQALKELSTSSSKKIQNGIKMLKANYRAEDRKITAIQLAKAAGYENYMTGNEQYGSFAHELSLILQHTPEQQKNGVPIWTYTICTAADETNINGHFTWVLKDQVAEALEELKWVTPIAPNNVITDLEMMQAQLDTLSEKDREITIQARIGQGLFRSRLIHHWTSCSVTGFDNTDFLVASHIKPWRDCSASEAIDMTNGLLLTPNLDTAFDKGYISFDRDGLIMLSPQLTSNDVEKLNISPTMKLRWCFPQHDHFLQYHRKHIFRKDS; this is translated from the coding sequence ATGACACACAACTCAACAAAAATTGCACAAGCGCTTAAGGAGCTTTCTACAAGCTCCTCAAAAAAAATACAGAACGGTATTAAAATGCTGAAGGCAAACTATCGAGCCGAAGACAGGAAAATAACAGCTATTCAATTAGCTAAAGCTGCAGGGTACGAAAATTACATGACGGGTAATGAGCAGTACGGCAGCTTTGCTCATGAGCTAAGCCTTATCCTCCAGCACACACCTGAACAGCAAAAAAATGGAGTACCTATTTGGACATATACCATTTGTACAGCGGCTGATGAAACAAATATCAATGGTCACTTCACGTGGGTATTAAAAGATCAGGTGGCAGAAGCTCTAGAAGAGTTAAAATGGGTCACTCCTATCGCTCCAAACAACGTAATAACAGATTTAGAAATGATGCAGGCTCAGCTCGATACTTTGTCAGAAAAAGATAGAGAGATAACCATTCAAGCGCGTATCGGGCAAGGACTATTTCGATCTCGGCTCATTCACCATTGGACAAGTTGTTCGGTGACAGGATTCGATAACACGGATTTTCTTGTTGCATCCCACATCAAACCTTGGCGTGACTGCTCCGCATCCGAAGCGATAGATATGACAAATGGATTATTGCTTACCCCAAACTTAGATACTGCTTTTGATAAAGGCTACATATCTTTTGATCGTGATGGGCTGATTATGTTATCACCACAATTAACATCAAATGACGTCGAAAAACTGAATATTTCACCCACTATGAAGCTTCGTTGGTGCTTCCCCCAGCATGATCATTTTTTGCAGTATCATCGAAAACACATCTTTAGGAAAGACTCCTAA
- a CDS encoding RNase H family protein, giving the protein MNEENCAIYIGIATSKGNASNLQGGVGISVYNYDEQLVDESNWSIGGTTDSSELELIALIEAIAYAKDGDCLYSNSEYCVKGVNEWLDNWKEKGWRKSDKKPVANSHLWKRIDKLLASKFVEVRRAHKVWGFEQMGRAGEMAREVL; this is encoded by the coding sequence ATGAACGAAGAAAACTGTGCAATCTATATCGGTATCGCAACATCAAAAGGAAATGCATCAAACCTACAGGGTGGGGTTGGTATCAGTGTTTATAACTATGATGAGCAGCTTGTTGACGAAAGTAATTGGTCGATAGGTGGGACTACGGATAGCTCAGAGTTAGAACTTATCGCTTTAATAGAAGCGATCGCTTATGCCAAGGATGGAGACTGTTTATATTCTAACAGTGAGTATTGTGTGAAAGGGGTCAATGAATGGTTAGATAACTGGAAAGAGAAAGGGTGGCGAAAATCAGATAAGAAGCCAGTAGCGAATAGTCATTTGTGGAAGAGAATCGATAAGCTTCTTGCGAGTAAGTTTGTTGAAGTAAGGCGTGCACATAAGGTCTGGGGCTTTGAACAGATGGGGAGAGCGGGGGAGATGGCTAGGGAGGTGCTCTAA
- a CDS encoding WYL domain-containing protein: MSQADIKWDQQVRFRLIEIIALWEGRLTTNHLCDAFHIGRQQASRDINKYISLTDQGQLILDRTIKGYRPADNFKPSFTKGTAHEYLLMLHQQYNQEETFEFFNWGEAQSTVLNVPERAISPSIVRGLIAAARANLRVDIDYVSLSTPEVRGRIIAPHSLVYDGIRWHVRAYCEEKNGFRDFVLSRFRNEPDLMDKSPKMREHDDNWNHQVKLS; this comes from the coding sequence ATGAGTCAAGCAGATATCAAATGGGACCAACAGGTACGATTTCGACTAATTGAGATCATTGCTCTTTGGGAGGGTCGACTGACGACAAATCACCTATGTGATGCTTTTCACATAGGGCGACAACAGGCTTCTAGGGATATCAACAAGTACATTAGCTTAACTGACCAAGGTCAATTGATACTCGATAGGACAATTAAAGGCTATAGGCCAGCAGACAACTTTAAGCCTTCATTTACTAAAGGGACTGCTCATGAGTATCTACTTATGCTTCATCAGCAATATAACCAAGAAGAGACCTTCGAGTTCTTTAATTGGGGGGAAGCTCAATCGACCGTATTGAACGTTCCTGAAAGGGCTATATCACCAAGCATTGTTCGAGGATTAATCGCGGCAGCAAGGGCTAACCTTCGCGTCGATATTGACTATGTATCACTCTCTACACCTGAGGTTCGAGGTCGAATTATTGCGCCTCACAGCTTAGTCTATGATGGGATCAGGTGGCATGTAAGAGCATATTGTGAAGAGAAAAATGGATTTCGAGATTTCGTGTTAAGTCGCTTTAGGAACGAACCTGACTTAATGGATAAGTCACCAAAAATGCGAGAACATGATGACAACTGGAACCATCAAGTTAAGTTAAGTTAA
- a CDS encoding DUF2787 domain-containing protein, with protein sequence MIEKHYGDITLNSKLHQQLEQTIARYSIPKDTTRIALNCRNTSYYKTKEGVAPVEIQLKRENSRSDWNLVFVANFTYQDKATDSLDVYLYFHLLNHWCYQPDAGAASLSHPVTTKVFQAWMCAFHEHLTQHVFDDIQLTQVR encoded by the coding sequence ATGATTGAGAAACACTATGGTGACATCACCCTCAATAGCAAACTCCACCAGCAGTTAGAGCAAACCATCGCTCGCTACTCGATTCCTAAAGACACGACACGCATTGCACTCAACTGCCGAAATACAAGCTACTACAAAACAAAGGAAGGGGTCGCCCCTGTAGAAATTCAGTTAAAGCGGGAGAATTCACGCTCTGATTGGAATTTGGTTTTCGTGGCCAATTTTACTTATCAAGACAAAGCCACCGACTCGCTCGATGTGTATCTTTATTTCCACCTACTTAATCACTGGTGCTATCAACCAGATGCAGGGGCAGCGAGCCTGAGCCACCCTGTCACAACAAAAGTGTTTCAAGCCTGGATGTGCGCTTTCCATGAACATTTAACTCAGCATGTCTTCGATGACATACAACTCACTCAAGTCCGCTAA
- a CDS encoding integrase domain-containing protein produces MAKKVQPLTATQIKQAKPKEKEYNLGDGDGLSLKIKPIGTKLWRFSYYHPISRKRLNLALGKYPDVSLAKARTKAIEARELLADGIDPKEHRDTTLREKQLELANTLQSVFDDWIEVKKTSVKEQTAKKLKQRIEKYLLPDLGKFPLGDITAPQAIKTIKPIANQGKLETVGRLCRNLNEIMTFAVNTGVIEHNKLAGIGKAFETAKVTNQASLAPDELPELLKTINYASIKPITRCLLEWQLHTMTRPAETAGARWDEIDREKMLWVIPAERMKKGRVHTVPLTKQTLDLLETIDFITGDSEYLFPADKSNKNHINKETANKALVRMGMKGRQTSHGLRALASTTLNEQNFDPDIIEAALSHVDRDKVRSAYNRTDYLERRKVLMAWWSDHIEGAAKGSLSMSGKKSLKVVG; encoded by the coding sequence ATGGCGAAAAAGGTACAGCCTTTAACGGCTACTCAAATCAAACAAGCAAAGCCTAAAGAGAAAGAATATAATTTAGGTGACGGTGATGGATTATCATTGAAGATTAAGCCTATAGGAACAAAGCTATGGCGTTTTTCTTATTATCATCCCATTTCACGAAAGCGCTTGAACCTAGCCTTAGGCAAGTACCCTGACGTCTCACTAGCTAAAGCTCGAACCAAAGCTATTGAAGCTAGAGAACTACTTGCTGATGGTATTGACCCTAAAGAGCACCGTGACACTACTCTTCGAGAAAAACAGTTAGAATTGGCGAATACGTTACAGTCGGTGTTTGATGACTGGATTGAAGTGAAGAAAACAAGCGTCAAAGAGCAAACTGCTAAGAAGCTAAAGCAACGAATTGAGAAGTACCTCTTGCCTGATCTTGGTAAGTTTCCTCTTGGTGACATTACGGCACCACAAGCGATCAAAACAATTAAACCCATTGCGAATCAAGGTAAATTAGAAACAGTAGGGCGTTTGTGTCGTAACCTCAATGAGATAATGACCTTTGCAGTAAATACGGGTGTGATTGAGCACAACAAGCTAGCAGGCATTGGTAAAGCTTTTGAAACCGCCAAGGTAACCAACCAAGCTTCGTTAGCCCCAGACGAGCTTCCAGAGCTCCTCAAAACAATCAACTACGCATCCATTAAACCTATCACTCGCTGCTTGCTAGAATGGCAACTTCATACCATGACAAGGCCTGCTGAAACTGCTGGGGCACGTTGGGATGAAATTGACAGAGAAAAGATGCTTTGGGTTATTCCTGCTGAAAGAATGAAAAAGGGGAGAGTACATACTGTCCCTTTAACAAAACAAACTCTAGATCTATTAGAAACTATTGATTTCATCACAGGTGATAGTGAATACCTTTTCCCTGCAGACAAAAGTAACAAAAATCACATCAACAAAGAGACAGCAAATAAAGCATTAGTAAGAATGGGCATGAAGGGCAGGCAAACTTCTCACGGTTTACGCGCATTAGCTAGTACCACTCTAAATGAACAGAACTTTGACCCAGACATTATTGAAGCTGCACTTTCTCATGTAGATAGAGATAAGGTAAGAAGCGCATACAACCGTACTGATTACCTTGAGCGTCGTAAAGTTCTCATGGCGTGGTGGAGTGATCATATTGAAGGGGCTGCAAAGGGAAGCTTGTCGATGAGTGGTAAAAAGAGCCTGAAGGTTGTGGGTTAA
- a CDS encoding AlpA family transcriptional regulator, producing MPNVTTRLIRLNEVLVMTGLSRSGMYRSIEKQQFPSQVPIGDRAVAWVESEVQDWILDRVAHR from the coding sequence ATGCCAAACGTAACCACTCGCTTAATTCGTCTCAATGAAGTGCTAGTAATGACTGGCTTATCAAGGTCGGGAATGTATCGCTCTATAGAAAAACAGCAGTTTCCATCACAGGTGCCAATTGGAGATAGGGCCGTCGCATGGGTCGAAAGTGAGGTTCAAGACTGGATTCTTGATAGGGTTGCTCACAGGTAA
- the radC gene encoding DNA repair protein RadC — MRTLSPPLLSQQEHEHRVLEKAAEILEERYVRGDVFTNPQATRDYLRFKIGGSEREVFAVMLLDNQHRLIEFEELFQGTIDAASVYPREVVKTALKANAAAVIFAHNHPSGDPEPSQSDRRITTRLKDALALIDVRVLDHIVVGEQCTSFAERGWL, encoded by the coding sequence ATGAGAACACTTTCACCACCACTACTCTCACAGCAAGAGCATGAACATCGCGTTCTAGAAAAAGCAGCAGAGATATTAGAAGAGCGTTATGTACGAGGAGATGTATTTACCAATCCACAAGCTACCCGAGACTATTTGCGATTTAAGATAGGCGGCAGTGAACGCGAAGTGTTCGCTGTCATGTTGCTAGATAACCAACACCGATTAATTGAGTTTGAGGAGTTGTTTCAAGGGACGATTGATGCAGCAAGCGTCTATCCAAGGGAGGTAGTAAAGACTGCTCTGAAGGCCAATGCGGCAGCGGTTATCTTTGCTCATAACCATCCATCAGGCGATCCTGAGCCTTCCCAATCAGACAGGCGCATCACAACGAGATTGAAAGACGCTTTGGCGCTTATTGATGTTCGAGTTTTGGATCATATTGTGGTCGGAGAACAATGCACGTCGTTTGCGGAAAGGGGCTGGTTATGA